TGGAGAACAACACCTCCTGCGAGCCCCGCCGCCCGGTGCCGGTGATGCACTTCCACGGCACCGCGGACACCACCATCCCCTTCGACGGAGGCACCATCCCCCTCGGTCGCCCCTACACCTCCGCGCCGGCCACGGTGGCGCGACAGGCCAGCCGCAACGGCTGCAACGGAGCGCTCCAGGAGACGTACCGCCGGGGGGACAGCACCTGCCAGACGCACACCGGCTGCACCGCCCCGGCCACCCTCTGCACCATCCGGGACGGAGGCCACACCTGGCCGGGAGGGCTGATGCCTCCCGAGTTCGGCCACACCACGCGGGACCTCGACGCCACGCGCGAGATGTGGCGCTTCTTCGAGGCGCACCCCCGTCCCTGAGCGCGAGGCCTTCCCTGAGCGCCCGCGCCCTCATCATCAACGCCGATGACCTGGGCTACGAGCCCGCCATCACCCGGGGAATCCTCCGCGCGATGCGCGAAGGGGTCGTCTCCTCGGCCACCTTCATGGTGAACACGCCCTACTCCGAGGAGGCGGCGCGCCAGGCCGGCGGGCTGTCCATCGGTCTGCACCTCAACCTCGCGCGCGGCAGCCCCGTGTGGCCTGGCTTCCCTCGGAACTTCCTGGTGGACGGTGCCTTCTCCGAGCCCCTCGCGCCCACGCTGCCGGTGGAGGTGGTGGAGGCCGAGACCCGCGCCCAGCTCGAGCGGCTCTCCGCGCTGCTGGGCCAGCTGGCCACCCACGTGGATGTGCATCGACACTTGCACCAACACTCGAACGTGCTCACCGGGGTGGCTCGCGCCGCCCGGGCCGCGGGGCTGCCGGTGCGCTCCATCCATGAGGCCATGCGCCGCGAGCTCCAGGCTCAGGGTGTGGCCACCAACGCGCACTTCGTGGGCGAGTCGGGCGCCGAGGCGTACTGGACGCTGGAGCGCTTCGAGGCCGTGCTGGCCGCGCTGCCTCCCACCGGCGTCACCGAGCTGATGTGCCACCCCGGCTACCGCCCCGAGATGTTCAAGGGAAGCTATGCGGCCCAGCGCGAGGTGGAGCTCGACACCTTCCTCCACGCGCGGGCCCGCGAGGCGCTCGCCCGCGCGGGGCTCACCCCCACGGGCTTCGGCGCCCTCACAGCCGGGCGCTGACCTCTTCCAGGACGCGAGGATTGGTCTCCTCGGCCACCGGCCAACCCGGATCCGGCGTCAGCGCCAGCGTGTTGCGCACCCGGGCGATCAGCTCGTCGGCGCGGTAGGGCCGTGAGCAGAGGATGGTGCCCTCCCAGGCCCAGGCCGGAAGCTCCGCGCCGGCCAGGAGGATGGGCACCGGCCGGGCGCGCGGCAGGGTGGCGAACGTCTCCAGGAAGAGGCCCACCTCCTTCTGCGAGGCGCTGGCCGACAAGAGGATGATGTCCACCGGAAGGTGCGCCGCGTCCCGCAGCGCGTCGCTGCCGTTGCGCACCGTGAGCACCTCGAAGCCCTCGGCGCGCAGCGCACGCTCGGCCTCGGCCTCCTGCAGCCGGTCCTCGTCCAGCAGGAGCACGCGCGGCGGGAGCTGCCGCACCTCGCGCGCCGGCATGCGCGGCAGGCACACGGTGAAGGTAGAGCCCAGGCCCTCGGCGCTGGAGAGCGTGAGGTTGCCCCCGTGCAGGTTGCAGATGGAGTGGCTGATGAAGAGCCCCAGCCCCAGCCCGCCGAAGTTGCGGTGCGACACGTTGCGCGCCCGGTAGAAGCGCTGGAACACCTGCGACTGGTCCGCGCCGGGGATGCCGATGCCGTGGTCCTTCACGTGGATACGCGCCTGGCCATCCAGCTCCTCCAGCTCCACGTGGATGGGCTCGCCCGCGGGGCTGTACTTGTGCGCGTTCTCCAGCAGGTTGACGATGACCTGCTCCAGCCGGTCCCGGTCTCCCTGCACCCACAGGCGCCGGGGCGGCATGTCCACCGTGAAGGAGCGCTCGAAGGCGTGGCGGAACTGGTCCACCACCTCGGCCACCAGTTGCCCAATCTCCAGCGGCGAGCGGTGCAGCTCCAGCTTGCCCAGCTCCAGCCGCGAGGCGTCCAGCAAGTCATCCACCAGCCCCACCAGCCGGTCCACCTGCCGCTTGGACTTGAGCACGCTGGAGAGCTCCACCGGCTGCCCGGCGCCGATGCGCCGCTCCATGGTGAAGAGGCTGAGCTTGAGCGGCGTCAGCGGCGTCTTCAGCTCGTGCGAGGCGATGGACATGAACTCCTCGCGCACCCGGAGCGCCGCCTGGGCCTCTCTCAGGAGCCGCGCGTTCTCCACCGCCACCGCGAGCTGGCCCGCCGCCGCCGTCCACAGGTCCAGCTCGCGCGCGGAGAACGAAGCGCCCTGCTCCTTATAAAGGAGCAGCAGCCCTACCGTGCGCCGCGGCGCGCACAGCGGCACCGCGGCGAAGATGGAGCCCATGGAGTCGCCATAGCCCCGCTGAATTCCAATCTGCGCCCGCCGCGTCCCCAGCGCCTGCTGGAAGGGGTCCGCCGACGGGTCAAAGGCATCTTCGGGAGACTCCGTGCTGGCCAGGTCCGACACCGCCGCGCGTCGCAGCGTGCCCTGCTGGCCCTCCTCGCAGAGGAACACCTCGGCGCGCCGCACCCGGGCATAGCGCACCAGGGCCGTCACCGCGGCGGCGCACACGCTGTCCACCTCCAGCGTCTCGCCCACCGCGCGCGCCACCTCCTGGACGACTTGAGAGAAGGCCTCCTCGTCATCCAGCCCCGAGGGCTCGAAGAGCAGCCACATGCCCGGCGCCTCGCCCTCGCAGGGAGGCCGCACCTGGACACGTACCTGTCGCATCATGTGGGTAATCACATGGCCGACGTGCTCGCGCTCCTCGCGGACGGCGCGCTCCAGCGC
This portion of the Hyalangium ruber genome encodes:
- a CDS encoding carbohydrate deacetylase, which codes for MALLRGAPPSLSARPSLSARALIINADDLGYEPAITRGILRAMREGVVSSATFMVNTPYSEEAARQAGGLSIGLHLNLARGSPVWPGFPRNFLVDGAFSEPLAPTLPVEVVEAETRAQLERLSALLGQLATHVDVHRHLHQHSNVLTGVARAARAAGLPVRSIHEAMRRELQAQGVATNAHFVGESGAEAYWTLERFEAVLAALPPTGVTELMCHPGYRPEMFKGSYAAQREVELDTFLHARAREALARAGLTPTGFGALTAGR
- a CDS encoding ATP-binding protein translates to MLPPDLENVLSHLPQAMARVGTDLRVQWLEADFARKVGVAPTLGRNLLEVLEFGRGRDALERAVREEREHVGHVITHMMRQVRVQVRPPCEGEAPGMWLLFEPSGLDDEEAFSQVVQEVARAVGETLEVDSVCAAAVTALVRYARVRRAEVFLCEEGQQGTLRRAAVSDLASTESPEDAFDPSADPFQQALGTRRAQIGIQRGYGDSMGSIFAAVPLCAPRRTVGLLLLYKEQGASFSARELDLWTAAAGQLAVAVENARLLREAQAALRVREEFMSIASHELKTPLTPLKLSLFTMERRIGAGQPVELSSVLKSKRQVDRLVGLVDDLLDASRLELGKLELHRSPLEIGQLVAEVVDQFRHAFERSFTVDMPPRRLWVQGDRDRLEQVIVNLLENAHKYSPAGEPIHVELEELDGQARIHVKDHGIGIPGADQSQVFQRFYRARNVSHRNFGGLGLGLFISHSICNLHGGNLTLSSAEGLGSTFTVCLPRMPAREVRQLPPRVLLLDEDRLQEAEAERALRAEGFEVLTVRNGSDALRDAAHLPVDIILLSASASQKEVGLFLETFATLPRARPVPILLAGAELPAWAWEGTILCSRPYRADELIARVRNTLALTPDPGWPVAEETNPRVLEEVSARL